The DNA region GCCACGGGGGACGAGCCGATTGAGATGATCGCGCTCATCCTCTACCGGTAAACCGTCCATACCATAAAACCAAAAGGAGCTGGTCATATGAAGTATACCTTGGAAAATCTGTTCGGTATCAAGGACGAAGTGATCGTCGTTTCCGGCGGCACCGGCACCATCGGGCTGGAGCTGTGCAGAGGATTTGTGAGCCTTGGGGCGAAGGTGGGCATCATCGGGCTCTTCCCGAAGGACTGCGAGGCCGCGGTGGAAAGCCTGCATGCGGACTATCCCGGCGCCGATGTGCTGGCGCTGCCCGCCGATGTGACAAACGAACAGGCGGTCAACGACGCGGTGGATCAGATCCATGCCCATTTCGGAAAGATTGACGGGCTTGTGAACTGCGCGGGCATCAATATCATCAATAGCCTTTCGGCGATCACCATGGCGGAGTTCAACAAGGTCATGGATGTCAACTTCACCGGCATCGTGATCTGCTGCAAATCGGTCGGCCGCTATATGCTCAAAGCGAAAAAAGGCCGGGTGGTGAATATTTCCTCCCTGAGTTCGATCCAGGGAAAATCCTATTACACCGCCTACGCCGCCAGCAAAGCCGCGATCAACGGCTTTACCCGTTCGCTTTCGATCGAGTGGGCCAAGAAAGACATCAATGTAAACTGTATCTGCCCGAGCCTGATCGTGACTGACATCAACCGCAAGCAGCTTGAACAGAACCCGGAAAGCTTCCAGAAACGTGTCGCGAGCATCCCGCGCGGCGTGCCGGGACGCACCGAATGGCTGGTGGGGCCGGTGGTGAGCCTGCTGTCCCCCGGCAGCGTCCATGTCACCGGACAGGCAATCTTTGTGGACGGCGGCTCCTCCGCCGGGGATACCTTTGTGCTCGAGGAGAAACGTTTCGCCGAGCAGGATTCCTAAGAACCAAAGATCAGGAGGTTTTTGTCATGAAGAAGATAGCCGTCATTTTTACTTCGTTTGGCCCGCTGGTCAACAACTTTAAAAAGATTCTGAACGACACGCTCGAGGACTGCGAGCTGATCTGCATCGCGGACGACAGCCTCATCCGCGACGTCATGCGTACCGGCGCGCCGGACGAAAACGTGGAGAAGCGCACCTTCCTGCATATCGAAAGCGCAATCGCGGCGGGCGCGCAGATGGTGGTCATTGCCTGCTCTTCGGTTGGGCAGGTCGCCCAGGCGGCGGATGCGAAATACTCCGTCCCGGTGATCCGTATCGACGACGCCATGGCCATGCGCGCTGTTGCCGCCGGCGGGAAGGTCGGCGTAATCGCAAGTCTGGAAACCACCATCGAGCCGACTGTGAAGCTGCTGCGCCAGAAGGCGGAAGCGGCCGGCAAGGATGTGGAGATCATCAGCCGGGTGGCGCAGGGCGCATATCAGGCGCTCGGCTCCGGAGACCCCGAGACCCACGACAGGCTGGTCACTGAAGCCGCGGAGCAGCTCGCGAAGGAAACAGACGTCATCCTGCTCGCGCAGGGTTCGATGGCGCGGCTGGACGAGCCGCTCAACAAAGTGATCCCGGTGCCGGTGCTCACCAGCCCTAAGAGCTGCGCGCTGGCGGTCCGTGAGATGCTCAAAAGCTTATAAGCAGGGGGAATCGCAAATGAAAGCGTTCGTGATTGAAGGCAAGGATTGTTCCTATTTTGCCGACGTCGAGGAGCCGCAGCTCAAAGACGCACATTCGGTCAAAGTGCAGGTTGAATCCTGCGGAATCTGCGGCACCGACATCAAGATTTTTGAAGGGAAGCATTCCCAGTCTGTGGGCGCGAAACGCATCCCCGGACATGAATT from Anaerotruncus rubiinfantis includes:
- a CDS encoding aspartate/glutamate racemase family protein translates to MKKIAVIFTSFGPLVNNFKKILNDTLEDCELICIADDSLIRDVMRTGAPDENVEKRTFLHIESAIAAGAQMVVIACSSVGQVAQAADAKYSVPVIRIDDAMAMRAVAAGGKVGVIASLETTIEPTVKLLRQKAEAAGKDVEIISRVAQGAYQALGSGDPETHDRLVTEAAEQLAKETDVILLAQGSMARLDEPLNKVIPVPVLTSPKSCALAVREMLKSL
- a CDS encoding SDR family NAD(P)-dependent oxidoreductase, with amino-acid sequence MKYTLENLFGIKDEVIVVSGGTGTIGLELCRGFVSLGAKVGIIGLFPKDCEAAVESLHADYPGADVLALPADVTNEQAVNDAVDQIHAHFGKIDGLVNCAGINIINSLSAITMAEFNKVMDVNFTGIVICCKSVGRYMLKAKKGRVVNISSLSSIQGKSYYTAYAASKAAINGFTRSLSIEWAKKDINVNCICPSLIVTDINRKQLEQNPESFQKRVASIPRGVPGRTEWLVGPVVSLLSPGSVHVTGQAIFVDGGSSAGDTFVLEEKRFAEQDS